From Paenibacillus sp. FSL H8-0537:
CGTTCGGTTCCCCGAATGGCGCTTCAGCCGCTCGTGGAGAACGCGATTGTGCACGGCATCATTCCGTCGGATCTAGAGGAGGGCACGATTATTGTGCGGGCTTACCGGGACGGAGAACAGCTTGTCTTGGAAGTGGAGGACGACGGACAAGGCATGACGGTTCCCGAAGAAGGCTGGAGGATGCACATGGGGCAGGTGGGACAAGAACCGGAGCGTACAAGAGGAATTGGCTTGTCCAATATCCAAGAGCGGCTGCAAACCCATTTTGGCGCATCAGCGCGTCTGGAAGTATCTAGTGAATGGGGCCAAGGCACCCTTATACGAATTAAGCTTCCTTGGACGGAGCAAGCGTAAACGGCTGTCGCCATCCCTTGGCGGCACAGCTTCCGTTTCGCGTAGAAATATAGAGAAAGGATGGAATCATCATATCCTCTCCTATATTTCAAGCGTAAACGGCTGTCGCCATCCTCTGGCGGCACAGCTTCCGTTTCGTGTAGAAATTGAGGGGATCACCGGATTTTATACGAAATCGCCGTTTTGGCTGATTACCGGCTAATAGGGTCCTGAGTTACGATAGCAGTGTAAGCACTTACAAAATTATTTTAGGGGGACTCACCAACGTGAACATCAAAAAGAAGAGCAAATGGGTGGGCGGTTTCGTATCTGTGATGATGCTGACTGGGCTGCTCGCAGCCTGCGGCGGCAACAACACCACTGTAGACAACGGTACGGGCAACAACGGAAGCACTGCTGCTCCTGCGGCGTCGACTGCGGCCAGCACCGATCCGACGCAGATTAGCGGCACCGTTAAAGTCTGGGATTGGGATGAAGCGTTCCAGAAGGGCATGATCGTAGAATTTAATAAAAAATATCCGAACATCAAAGTCGAAGTAACCGTCGTTAATCCGAACGATTACTTGCAGAAGCTGCAAAGCGGCATCGCTTCCGGCTCTGACGTTCCCGACGTCATTCTTGGAGAGTCGGCCTACCGCGGCAAGCTGTTTGATCTTGGTGTGCTCGACAACCTTGAAGCGGCGCCTTATAACTTCGATAAAAGCACTATTTTAGATTACGTCGTGCCTTACGTCTCTAATTCCAAGGGCGAAGTCATTGCCGTTGATCAATCGCTAACGCCCGCAGGCTTCGCTTACCGGAGAGATTTGGCGAAGCAATATTGGGGCACGGACGACCCAGCTGAGCTAGAGAAAAAGATTTCAACCTGGGATGATTTCATCGCTGCCGGCAAGGAGCTTAAAGAGAAGAGTGCTGACAAGGTGCTCATGTTCCCTGGTCTTGGCGACGCCTTTCTTGCTTTAAAAGGACAGAATTTTGGTTCCTACGTAAACGGCACAGAAATCGATTTGACTAGCAAGCTGCAAAAGCCTTTGAACCGCTTGTTTGAGATGCGCGACGCTGGCATTATTGGCAAAAATGAATTGTGGACACCCGCTTGGTCGGCTTCCATGGCGAAAGGCGAGTTCATGTTCTATCCAATGGCACCATGGGGAGCCAAATGGCATATTTCAGCGAATGATCCCGATGGTTCGGGACGCTGGGGTCTCCTCAAAGCGCCAGAAGGCGGATTCACCCGCGGTGGAACAGCGATCGGTATCTACAAGGACAGCAAGGTTAAGGATGCGGCTTGGGCATTCATCCAATACGCCTACTTGTCCGAAGAAGGCTCCGCATTCAATTTTAAGACATTCGGCAATATGACCAGCTCCAAGTCATTCTATGAAACTCAAAAAGCGCTCATCGACGCGCCAGGACCTTACGACGAGTTTTTCGGTGGCCAAAACCTCGCGAAATATTTTGTCGAAAATATCGTTCCCGATATGAAAGGCGAGGCACAATCCAAATACGATTCCGTCGTAGACTCTGTATTTAACGCTCTGTACCCGCTGTGGATGAAGGACGGATCGGTTACTGCCGACTCCGCGCTGCAGAAGTTCATCCAGGAAACGAAGAATAAAGCGTCCGACGCGACCGTTAAGTAAACTTTGGGAAAACGAGGGATGACCGTGAATGCGGAACGCATAATTAAGACTTCCGCCGCATCCAGCAAACGCAGATGGGGGCCACGCATGTGGCCCTATCTTTTCGCCCTGCCTTTCGTGCTGACGTATGCGGCATTTCAATTGTATCCAGTCCTTTACTCATTCGTGCTCAGTCTGCATGACTGGAATGGCATAGGTGAGAAGACGTATGTCGGCTTTAAAAACTATGTACAGCTTTGGACGAATGACCCTTTGTTTATTAAATCCTTGTGGAACACCTTGATCATGATGGCTATGTTTATTCCAGTAACCTTGATTCTAGGGCTCACGCTGGCGTATTGGACTTTCCATTTGACGCGTGGCAAGAGATTATTTCAGACAATCAATGTATTACCATATATTACGACACCGGTAGCCATCGGCTTTATTTTCTCTTATTTGTTCGACTGGCAAACGGGAATCGTGAACCTGCTCCTTACGAAAGTCGGACTACTGGACGAAGCGTTTTACTGGCTTCAGGACCCATGGGGCTCCAGAGCGATTATCGCTCTAATGGTCATATGGCGCAATCTCGGGTATTTTATGATTATTTTCATGGCCGGCATGACGGTCATTCCGCAAGACGTATACGAAGCCGCTAAGATGGACGGCTCTACAGGGCTTCATACCTTCCGTAAAATTACAATGCCTCTGCTTCGGAACATTATCGTATTTCTCGTCGTTACATCCGTTATTAACGGCTTGCAATTATTCGATGAACCGAAGCTGCTTTATGGCGGATGGTCAGGCTCGGCCCAGGTCGGTGGTCCTGACAATACAGCACTAACCATTATTTGGAAATTTGTGGATGAGTCATTCGGTTCCAATACGCGTTTCGGCTACGCTTCAGCTATTGCCTACTCGCTGTTCTTGCTAATCGTCTTATTCTCCATTCTAAG
This genomic window contains:
- a CDS encoding extracellular solute-binding protein, with amino-acid sequence MNIKKKSKWVGGFVSVMMLTGLLAACGGNNTTVDNGTGNNGSTAAPAASTAASTDPTQISGTVKVWDWDEAFQKGMIVEFNKKYPNIKVEVTVVNPNDYLQKLQSGIASGSDVPDVILGESAYRGKLFDLGVLDNLEAAPYNFDKSTILDYVVPYVSNSKGEVIAVDQSLTPAGFAYRRDLAKQYWGTDDPAELEKKISTWDDFIAAGKELKEKSADKVLMFPGLGDAFLALKGQNFGSYVNGTEIDLTSKLQKPLNRLFEMRDAGIIGKNELWTPAWSASMAKGEFMFYPMAPWGAKWHISANDPDGSGRWGLLKAPEGGFTRGGTAIGIYKDSKVKDAAWAFIQYAYLSEEGSAFNFKTFGNMTSSKSFYETQKALIDAPGPYDEFFGGQNLAKYFVENIVPDMKGEAQSKYDSVVDSVFNALYPLWMKDGSVTADSALQKFIQETKNKASDATVK
- a CDS encoding sugar ABC transporter permease; amino-acid sequence: MWPYLFALPFVLTYAAFQLYPVLYSFVLSLHDWNGIGEKTYVGFKNYVQLWTNDPLFIKSLWNTLIMMAMFIPVTLILGLTLAYWTFHLTRGKRLFQTINVLPYITTPVAIGFIFSYLFDWQTGIVNLLLTKVGLLDEAFYWLQDPWGSRAIIALMVIWRNLGYFMIIFMAGMTVIPQDVYEAAKMDGSTGLHTFRKITMPLLRNIIVFLVVTSVINGLQLFDEPKLLYGGWSGSAQVGGPDNTALTIIWKFVDESFGSNTRFGYASAIAYSLFLLIVLFSILSYKLTAPKEDKR